CGGTAGTCACAAGAGGAAACATCATGGTCTTGTGCCCCGTCTTGACAAGAAGTTCTTCCAACCTCCTCCTTATCATTTCAATGATGAACATACCGTTTTCAAGATAGACCACGAAGCCCTTAACTGGGAATCGGCTATCAACAATTCTTGCCTGGAATATCAACGCGTCAAACCAACTGCTAAAGTTTGTGAATTTGTTGATCGCGCTCGCTACAGTAGACATATCACCTTCCTCCGACTCCTAAGCCTGTGCATGAAGGTTAAAGGATTTTAAAAACCCTTTAACCTATAAAGCTAGCGGTTTATGAAGAGAGTACTGCTTAAAAAGGACGTCCTGATCGCTCTTTTGGGGATTTCCAGACATCTTCATCCAAAAGAAACTGTAGTGCTCCTCCGGGGTAAGGAGACCAAGCAGGATATTGTCCTGGAAGAAGTTCTGCTAGCGCCCGCTTCAGTATATGGAGATTGGTTTTCCGAGTTTCGTCTGGACATGTTGGCAATAGATTTCTCTATAATCGGAGTAGCCCATTCTCACCCGTCTGGGATACCCATACCTTCAGTTGAAGACCTTAACAACATGATAGGCAGAGTTTTGGTTATAGTAACAGCGCCTTACTTGAATGAGAAGAATATCGTTGCGTACAATAGCAAGGGCGAGTCTCTACAAGTGGTTGTAGATACTAACGAAGGCTAAGTATCGCCTCAGCCATTTCCCTTATCACGGCCTCTGGATCTTTCGCTTTTACGACACCACTGGCTAATAGAACGCCATCGGATCCAAGCTCGATTGCCCTGTAAACATCTTCTCCTTTAGTTATACCAGCCCCGCAAAGAATTTTTACTTCTCTGTTTATGCTACGTATCCGCTGAACACTTTCCGATATTATCTCAGGTCTTGCTTTCGATACAGGCACACCTGTACCTATGAGTTCAGGAGGCTCAACCGCAAGCATTGTTGGGCTCAATGCCGCCACGGCCATGGCGGGCTCGACGTCGTCGGCACATACTAAAGAAAACAAACCAGC
This genomic stretch from Aigarchaeota archaeon harbors:
- a CDS encoding Mov34/MPN/PAD-1 family protein, translated to MKRVLLKKDVLIALLGISRHLHPKETVVLLRGKETKQDIVLEEVLLAPASVYGDWFSEFRLDMLAIDFSIIGVAHSHPSGIPIPSVEDLNNMIGRVLVIVTAPYLNEKNIVAYNSKGESLQVVVDTNEG
- the tpiA gene encoding triose-phosphate isomerase, whose translation is MLNFPIIVINFKTYVESLGDRGMKIAKDAERVSNETGVCICVAPQFTDLKRIASAVSIPVFAQHVDPYPPGSYTGSISVEALKDAGVIGSILNHSEKKLQLTSIFAAVKMLKNAGLFSLVCADDVEPAMAVAALSPTMLAVEPPELIGTGVPVSKARPEIISESVQRIRSINREVKILCGAGITKGEDVYRAIELGSDGVLLASGVVKAKDPEAVIREMAEAILSLR